Proteins found in one Deltaproteobacteria bacterium genomic segment:
- a CDS encoding CPXCG motif-containing cysteine-rich protein, whose amino-acid sequence MEIVCPYCGETIAVFIDEGGGPMQRYVEDCSVCCRPIELSVDETENGDFSIVAVRGDE is encoded by the coding sequence ATGGAGATCGTCTGCCCCTACTGTGGCGAGACCATCGCCGTTTTCATCGACGAAGGAGGCGGGCCGATGCAGCGCTATGTCGAGGACTGCTCCGTCTGCTGCCGGCCCATCGAGCTATCCGTCGACGAAACCGAGAACGGCGACTTCAGCATCGTTGCAGTGCGCGGCGACGAGTAA